The Vitis riparia cultivar Riparia Gloire de Montpellier isolate 1030 chromosome 3, EGFV_Vit.rip_1.0, whole genome shotgun sequence genome segment attattattattattattattattattattattattatttcagaCTTTAATCCTCTAGTAATTTTCCAAGTTCCAATTTTCATGACTCCTAGTTTcgaattatttttctaaaattccaatttttcaatttagttcttaaaacttcaattttcaatttagtttcaaaacttgattttcaaaaaattttcttctagatggttttaaatcttttaaattcatttatttgatcTGTTCATTTGCctaacttaattatttttattcgttcatctttcatataattatttatttatttattttattgttttattttatgttattcgtttatttatttatttgccattattattattatcattattattagcattattttcttctttctttatttttcttttcttcattaaaatcTTGATTCacaaaaacctaatttttaataaacatgctGCCATTTTTCATTCAGGTACGCATCTTGTGATTTTATTTGGTTCTTAATTATTTTCTCGTTTTTCGCAACTTTAATAAGCACggagacaattttcataattctagaATAATGGAATTCGAGAGACTAACTCGTGCAAGATCGATTGGGTTTTGGTAGgacccaacatatgtgattttctcGTTGATTGATTGACTGCTATGCTTGATTGGTTTGCTTCACTCTATGACGTGCATGcgattattttgtatttatacaCTAACCTCGTCTCTTATGATAATGCTTAGCTTGTGACTAAGGTACGCCTCATATCTAACAgtgtttattgatttatttgatatcatGATTGTCTTGCTTTCATACATTTGACCATTGTTCAGTATCCATGTTTAATCGATCAATTGTCATGCTCACTTcatcttatttagtagagacccgtttttaaggacttagaggggtgctacggtctttaccataccttctcagtaagtaacctgacccccggacTCGActcggtttttcatagacctacttttccaaataaggagtcacacttagggttttctttcttattttatttaccctttaaaaataaaacaaaaataaatggggactccaagtcattttcttaatcaataaatcattttcaaataataaaaagcgagtttcaccattgagtgggaacacatcgagcaaaaatgcggggtccacaataggtttttagaatagttttttaaaatttgttttataatgttttgtataataaaagtttgtttagaaacttaaaatatttttaacttgttttgaatatttttaaatatatttaaaaaataatttttatattcaatactttatttttaatcattcaacttatttgtataattattttctaaaatagtcatcaagaaaacaagtgaaaataattaaaaaaacatataaaagatGTATTatgaaaacatcatattttatgtttttaagaatagaaaataagaaacagTTTCTAactaccaaatatatatatatatatatatattcaaaaaaacataaagttgttctaaaaaaatagttatcaaacatgtctttatttgttcaaatttgatttgatattttctaCAACTGtccatattataattaaaattatctaaattattttcgaattttctttattaaacattatttttttcataaatttcatttgttttttaaagattgttttaaaaaataattatctaaatataaaaaatgattaaaaaaatattttaaaacattttgaatttttaagttGACTTTTGTGTCAGAGAACATCaaacaacaatttttaaaaactatttgtgagtgtttagctagattgataatttcaaacaaaattcctaagtatatcttaatttggtttttcaattccttttcaGACTACTCGACCCTTGTAGattaagactttgctaagatGTCGAGGTTTATAGTCGAATGTGTGTTGAATGAAGTGAAACAACCTTGTCTTTCATctttaaaagagttaagaaagttgagataaatattttttgctaAAAGGTTTTTGTTCCCCTATTCCTGGATCAATCCAGGTGTAGAGGCAGATTGATCCAacttacacttttttttttttatgaaatctcATCCATTGGATCAAGGGCTTCCTTCAtttgaaaaacccaaaatttgcTTCCTATGTTGTAAGATGAGAGAGACACAACTGCAGTCATCCCCTTTGGTTTTCTTCTCCTCTCCTATTTTGGgatgtttggttgccaagaaaatccaactttcctattgttttccaaactattttccatggattttcttgaaaaaaaaaaggggttgaTTCTTTATTCATTCAtctttcaatttctaatttatttggGAAAAACTTAAAAATGTGTCTTTTACGTAACTTGGATAGTTGAGTGGTCAATCCTGCACCAATCGTTGATGAGTTGTCTCACTCGAAAGCTATGACCTGCCCCCCGAACTCGGTATCCATTCTGCCTGATGGCTTCTGACTTTTAGTTATTGTAAGTCAGTTCTCAGGAACTGGAAGGCCGGCCAGGATATGGCAGATgaccttattattatttactccGTACCCTGTCGGAAGACTAAAAACTtaatttcttcttgtgtggattcaagaataGGCCAAGATAGAGTTTGGTGTGGACTCTAAGTGTGTTTTGAAAGAAGAAGGTGAGAAGTTGAAAGTGGAAGGTACTAGTTAAGTGATCTGTGAATGATTGATAAGCTTAAGttggtaaaaccttgtattcaattttttatcatttatagtGGATGTTTTCGATTAGTTGTAGACTcgtggtttttgatctcttcgAAGGTTTTCCATATTAAAATTTGGTGTCATCgtttctttctctcattctctactctttgatttatttttagtttttgatatTATTGATTACTTAGGCATATATGATGAATGGAAGATATATGAGTTGAAATAAGTGTGATTATTCAAAGAGATAATTGttcatttgaattaattttaaggagtgttgaagcatttgtaTGTgaattacatttataaattattgagagagtgttgatgcatacTCACTTGCTTGTAGATTTTacgttttgttgaaaagttgttggaaTTAGGTCAtctttgttggaatttttattttttttttatttttatagttcaACCTCTAGGTGTAGTCCATCCATTATTAAGATTCACCTCTCAATActttggaattattttccaCAACTACcacttttgaagaaaattacCGAATATGGTCTTACCTTCCATTTTTATTCAACATCTTATAAGGTTGTCTCTTTTTCGATCTAAATCAACCGAGGTAGAGTAGGTGCAATAGTGTGACAATTACATTATTATGGCAACTTGCAGACGAAGGGTCAGGGCCAATGCCCCATATAGCGCACGACAAGGAGGCCCGACACATTATTCCGACACCTCTGACACAAATTAATACACAAATTGTACCTGTAACCTCATTCAAATGGCCCCCGTATACAGTAGAAGTTTACATTCAAGGCACATGTCCTGTATATATTGTCAACTTCATACCATATGTCATACAGTGATGTTGCTGAATGGGAACATCAAGTAATTTAAACAATATGAGTGTGGAAAAAGTTGTCTTCAGgagtgttagttttttttttttttttttacttaattttaaatataatttaaagttaaatagcGTTAAGTATTGATACgtgaatttttataatattttttatattagatattaaaaaataaacaaaatcaacatattactttttacattaaaaaaattaaaatttttaatttttttatttaattaaaaatttaaaataagtcataaaaaaaaataataataatttaaagtctAATAATCAGttactttcaataaaaaaactaaaaaaataaacacccttttaatttaattttaaaaagcacaattatttaaataattctaatattttttttcttttttaaaatattaagcaTCAAAGCTAAATAGAGCTTCTTTGACACATAAGATATCATTGGAATCTTGATATCACCTTAGAAGAAAAGAGATACTTCAAGGAatttaaaggaaagaaaattttggatttatgTCCAAGGGATAGATATCACTTAAGAAAGTCAAATCATACTAAACTTTCATTAtatagatttaattttatttgcttttatgtTAGAGAAGCTAAAGTTAAAGAGGGTATTTATATAGTATCATCTTTATTCATTAGCTAAAATAGTATCAGTTAATCGACTTAAGGTTCTAAATGGTTTGTAAGATGATAAGATACTCTTTTTAGATATACAGTCCATGTATCACATACTTAGGCATGTTTCATATGTTATTACCTTGATTTCCAAGGATAAAAGCTATCATGTTCTCTTATATGTACATGCATTATGGAGATgcttaggtgatgtttgtttgtttgtttatttatttttcacataattttaaatagaacttaatattaaatagtacttaataatattaaatattaaaatatatttttttattttttatattttattttttattaaatattaaaaaaaacaagtgttacttttaatattaaaaaaaatttaaatatttcgactttttttattcaatacaAAATTAAGAAGTCTGATACTATTATGTCCTCTGAATAAGTTCCTTTTAATGCCCCTCAATTACTTTCTTGGCTAGCTCTACCCCTACTTGCAAGCatggtttaaaacattttcCATGAATCATTACCTTAATGATATATCTAATTAAgagatgttttatttttgagttttataaattaattaatttgtttcgTGTATCATCACAAAACCTACATGCGTATGTATGCCTATGTAGATTTGCATGAAATTAATTCGTAGGTTGGCATACATCCACATATTAATATATCTTGTCACAAATCTCCTGCATTTTTGTaagagttatttgattaaaaggatttctcaaaacccaatttttaaaatttaaccttccatatttttttgGCATCATTCGGATAAAAATATcctcattatatttttataaaaataatcatttattttaaaaccaacatgtaaatacttgaaataaaaaatgacatttatggaaaaaatgagttatttttcagaaaaaacaTAAGATGAGTTAGATTTTCGATTGAAGGATTATTTCATgcttttttaaccaaatatttctttttgtaaatgCATGGACCCTCAGGTAGGTGGTCGATCAGGATGCTAGTTGGAGCCTACTACTGACGAATCTGCCTGGTTGACATTGTCATATCTGATGCTTCATCATCAATTCATACACTGACTATTCTTCGTTACCAGCTTCAGTGTCAATCCTTTATGGCCAATCAATTTCGTTTTTATAACTTTCTCCACTGCGATTATTGTTTGGGCCAACTCATTTATATCAGAAACTTGTTGTACTTTTGTGCCTATCATGCCCCTATCAGGCATGCCGAATGATTGAATATCAGAAAAtcaatcttcattgttgaatttgatttatcaagttggattattaattttcaaaacccaaaatGTTAAGCTTATGTATTGTAGTGATACCTACCATACAAAAATCCGAACGGTTGGAAAATATATGATCAAATTTAAACCATTgaataaaagtagaaataaatgaaataaagtacACAAGTACAAGCATGAAATTAggatttaaataataagatcaaatattttatccataatattatttgattggTGATATTTTTTCGATAAATACTGAAAAGGCATCTTTCAGAACTATAGCGGGATCTTTTCAAACCTTGTGTATGTAGTTTAAAAATCAAGTACacctttgaaaatcaattttagattttatagatattaaaacttttattgatttttaaatagcAGACAACAATCTTCATCCTAGCTTAGCATGATCTCATTTGTAATATATGTTATTtagaaatgataatataaaggtctgtttcataattgttttaaaaaataattctaaaaaataaattttgaaaatagatttttaaaattgttaaatgatttttataaaacaaaagataaTTTGGGAacccaaaatgtttttaacctatttttaaatatattttaaaaataatttttatatgtagtattttatttttaatcattctacatatttgtattattattttttaaaacaacttacaaaaaataaatgaaaataatataaaataactaaaagatcttatttgaaaacactctattttctattcttaaaaacataaaacaaaaaatagtttttggttaCTAAATGtgtttcttgtatttttttgttttagagaacaaaaaaactagTATAAAAAATAGTTCCCAAATAAGCACTAAATCCTTGTAAGATAATTTAATCATTTCggtcaataaaaaaatttcttaaaaagaaaatgactttatttatttatttatttaagaatagttttataTCATGTTATTTACTATTTGGAAATTAAATGTGGAACATCCAAGTGGCACTTAAATACTTGTGCATGCATTTCATATGGTCATAGATgttatatatttcattaatgAAATGCAGATACATAAAGCCTCCTGCCACTTCTGTTTGTAGGCATAATAATGGTAAGACTTAAATACATTTTACCCTCAATCATTTACATGGTTTTACACTTTATCATTTTACCCTCAATCATTCttgttaaaaaatagtaattttattcttttatgttCAAAATTTACCCTACTTCGATCATATAAAAAAGTCATGAATAATCATGCGAgtctctaaaattaaaaatgaaaatcgatgaatatcatattttgaaggagtttaaaaaattttactacaAGGCTATAAATTCAATGTCGGTTctatctaaattcaaattagtgttcgaattaataaaaaaaaaaaaagtaattccTTTATAACTCATGAAGAGTAGTAAATGATTCTTTTATAGTGTTGTTCTTTAACAAgttaaaaaactcaaatattgaattttgaatatgagaagataaaatataaaacatgtaaagaaaaatatatttacttttaataataataataataataataataataatgtaatcTATTTCATACAACGGGGCTTCAATGACAATGCATTCAAATTAAGAAAGATGTAGAAACGTACAACCATTACAGTTGAATTACAACCAAGACTCAAGAGAATATCTCTCCACCCTTTCTTGTTTTCTGGGTTGAGAATATCCAAATCACAATTAGTTAAACTTACTATAGAATAGCTTTATGAACTGGGAATTTTACACAAAgtccatatatataaaatgaaatggtATCATTGAAGATGATCATCTCAATTCATTTCTTGGACTTCAATTTGTATAAAACTCCTCTTATTCCATTAGAAAGGATACAGATGCATGCATAGAACCAACCAAGGAATATGAGTGTGGAACCTTAGCTAATTAATAACAAGGCTCAGCCTTGGCTCAAGAGTCACCAACAAGCCATTCCTCATGTAGAGTGTAGTTGTCATTTTTGGAACAACACTCTGACCTTCCACTACCTTAACCGTGTACCTCATCAGGATTGAAGCAGCCACCATTTTCATCTGCGTGAATGCAAACTTTTTCCCTATGCAGAGCCTGGGACCAGCATTAAACACAGGATACTTGAACTGATTTTCACTCACAAACTGGCCATCTTTGATCCACCTCTCTGGCTTGAATTCCATGCAGTCTTTGCCCCATATGGACTCCATTCGAGCCATGGAGAAGATTGAGTAGAGAACCCTAGAGCCCTTCTTCACTCGTGTCCCATCTGGGAGCACATCGTCCTCTACAACCTCTTTGAAGTCTACTGGAACTGAAGGGTAGAGACGTAGGGTTTCGGATAAGGCTGCTTGCAGATATACCATCTTCTTTAGGTCTTCCATGGTGAGAGCTGTGTTGGACTCTCTGTGACCTAAAACTTCATTGATCTCGCCTAGAATTTTGTTCTCAACTTCTGGGTTTTTGTTTATTAGCCAGAAGAACCATGCCAGAGCCACGGAGCTGGTGTCTCGTCCTGCCAGGATGAAACTTATGCAAAAATCCTTAAGAAACTTATCGGAGAAATGGTTGTCTTTACCTTCTTCATGCTCTCCAATGGCCATGATTCTTGACAAAAGATCGGTCTGCTTGTTTAAATTTCCAGTCTTGCTCAATTCAATCCTCCTGTCTGCCACCGTCTTCTCGGCGAAATCATGTACAACCCGAACAGCCTCCTGGAGCCGCTTCTCGGTTCCTACTCCAAAGAACTTCATGGACTTCCATATAAAAGGCGGCACCATGAATCTGAACAAGGTTAATTCAGTAGCCTCTTCAAAGGCTTTTGCAAAGGAAACTTCAGGTAATTCCAAGGCCAGGCACCCTGGATCAATGCCAAAAGCTGCAGTGCAAATGTTATCAAACGTAAAACGAAGAAGCACTTCTTGCAGATCAATGCAGTCTCCGGACTTGGCCAGCTTATCTGTTAGTTCCAACAGTTTCTGGTTCACTAAATCTTGAATGGTTTGAAAGGAGTACGCCACAAACTGAGTGGAATGCATCTCAGAGCTTGCAATTCGCCTTTGCTCTTTCCATGATTCATGGTCCACGTTGAAAATGCCACCCCCGAGCAAATCATGGAACCTCTCTCTGTAGTAGTTACCTTTGGGGAAATTCTTGAACCTTGTCTTGAGCATGAACTCAATGTTGGAAGGGTCGACAGTCATGATCCCATAATTCCCACCCATCAACATTCCTCTATAGTGGAATGTTCCCCCAGCTTTGATCAAAGCTCTTGTTCCCCAGTCATAGATGTCGTTCATATGGAAGAACAAAGAAGGAAGGATTCCAAGCACTGGCCATAACATGGGCCCTTTGTTGGTGAGTCTGTTAAGTATACAACTGAGGATGAATACAATGGACAAAGCCACTGCTATATCAGAAAACCATATGTGATGGCACAGCCACTCCACTACAGAGATAACAAGCTTTCCAGCCATTGCTCTTACGAGTTCAGATGATGGAAGAGTGATGGCCTCTCATTTTATTAACTCTTGCCCCTGCTAGTGGGCTTCACCAACCTTTTTGGATATCATTAAAAAgaatacttgtgatgatgcttTCTATAGGGAAACTAAAAGTGATAATCTTGGCTGGCTAAGAATTTAATCACGAATATGCTTTTCAGGCTCATTTCAAGGTTAAAAGTGTAGGAACTCTAGAAataatttagttgttttatacTCTTATTAGTTTAACTTTATTATGTTAACCAAATCACACACATGCAatcagaaaataataataataataataataataataataataacatggtTAAACGATCAATCCCTATATTTATGAAGTGTACCGATACTTAATACtcaaaagagaatgaaaagaaTTATGAAGGGAAAAACTCTTGAAAAAAATCCTCTAATTGTGACTATATTCTATAAAGAATAAAACCCTaaacataaaatagttaaatatataataggggCAAAATTCGTCAATTATCACATTAAAAATTTCTCATAGGTGCTGCCCCCTTCAACTCCCGTGAGCTGACTAAATAGTTTGACCCTCAACATTTCAAGTGAAGtgcaataaaattaatttagactTCATAATCCAACATACTCATtcaagtgaaaacaaaatagtATCTGCGTTAGTACCTTGATTGTCATAggtaaaatcttaattatttttacaccTTTAAGGCAAAAGTATTTACAAtcttaaatagttttaattagaTGTAATGAGCTCGGATTTTATAACCACTTTGCAGAATGGAGCTCCATCATAACATTGACCATTGATGGAGCtcaaaagttacatattttgggttttaatttatatagttTCAAAGACTATTAAGCTTTAATCGTTCTTTGAGTCCTCTTTTCTATAATTAActtggtttttttaataatttaagtaatgttttaaaaatcgaacCAAATTGATTGGCTCGAACCATTGATCGAAGCTAGCGCGGTTCGATTCATCCTTCAAGTCGGAGTACAAGTTGAACCGACATCCAACCAGGCGGACCAATGATTTGATCACTAAAATGGTGAACCGGTTGGGGTTTGTGGCATCTTTCccttaacccttttttttttgtttttgtagaaAAGCAACCCAGCCTGATCCATTTGAACATTTGGTGGGCTTGGTTTTGGGCCCCATGCGCCACAACAAAGTGTGGTTGAATGAGGAATTTAAAGCCTTCTTTATTCCTATTCCCTTCAAAGATTATTAAGCTCTAATCACaccattttaattaattttattacttaaatccccaattttacaattaaattattttttagtgcttttagtaatgttttaaaattcaaattggaCTAGCTAGTTTGGATTATCAATCAGAGCCTGCTCTCGTTTGATTCATCCTTCAAGCCCACATTGGTGGTTAGAGATGACAATAGGATGAGTTTAGAACAAGTCACCTTCATCCTAACTTCgccttatttattaaaaataattatcatatatattctattaaaaaaaattaaacagagTAGGGGTATAAAAATTTCCTATACTTGTTCTATTTTgcctagtttattttttttttaatacaaaaaaatttgaaaccttttttttttttttaattatttaaagtttttcaattgcattaatatatatatataaaacatactTATAATAAGGAGAAACCGGATATCTTACAATGGGAGAAGAGAGGAAAGCTTTGAAGAAAGCTTTTGAATTGAGAGCTTACATGATGAAAGgtagagaaagaagagagagagagagaaatgaaacGTCAAATGGAACCTAAAATGAGACCTACTTACAACCAAGGATCGAGCCTtcttaaataacaaaaaatggaatattAAACAGCACCAATCAGGAGACAAAACATTGTTTGCTTTTTGTTATCCCCAGAGAACTTTCAGCTTTTCTTcctttattattctttttcagTGAATTTGGCCTCGCTTGGATAGTCCAGTGGGACTATATCATTATTGCAGATGAATCAACAGCCTTTCTAGCCCTTGGAAGGACTTTCAAAACTAAATGGTGGGATGCCTTAAAAAATGATGCCTCATTACAAGCAGTAAAGCAATATTTCCTAAAGCATCCTACACAAGCTTCATCCTTTGATGATATGTCACAGTTTCTTCTTAAGAAACAGCAGCTCCAAGCCATGTTAGCAGCAACAAAAACCCCTTAAGAATTTCAGAAAATCCTTAACAAAAGCAGTTCAAGCTTCTCCCAAGAGGACTCTTATGCTGAGTCAGATGATTCTACAACGAACTACCTTCaagataatgaaaatgattGTGAGGGTATTCTCCCTCCAATAAGGAAATCAAAATAGGATTCCTTTCAGTCATATGGCATCATTAAGCTCTCTCCATTCAAGCTTCTCATGATGCTCTACCGACAAGAATATTCTccagtcatatatatatatatattataaagaagtaaaattaatatttttataaattattttattgaaaagtaattttttgttatatatatatatatatatatatatatatatatatatatgtaggaaaataaaaattaaattaaattaattttatatataaacgATGGTAGGATAAGGCAATACTCAAACCTGCCTCGATCCctttttaggttttgaaaaaaatcccaattcGCCCTTAACATgtttatttaaatatcaaacCCATT includes the following:
- the LOC117911646 gene encoding cytochrome P450 86B1-like gives rise to the protein MAGKLVISVVEWLCHHIWFSDIAVALSIVFILSCILNRLTNKGPMLWPVLGILPSLFFHMNDIYDWGTRALIKAGGTFHYRGMLMGGNYGIMTVDPSNIEFMLKTRFKNFPKGNYYRERFHDLLGGGIFNVDHESWKEQRRIASSEMHSTQFVAYSFQTIQDLVNQKLLELTDKLAKSGDCIDLQEVLLRFTFDNICTAAFGIDPGCLALELPEVSFAKAFEEATELTLFRFMVPPFIWKSMKFFGVGTEKRLQEAVRVVHDFAEKTVADRRIELSKTGNLNKQTDLLSRIMAIGEHEEGKDNHFSDKFLKDFCISFILAGRDTSSVALAWFFWLINKNPEVENKILGEINEVLGHRESNTALTMEDLKKMVYLQAALSETLRLYPSVPVDFKEVVEDDVLPDGTRVKKGSRVLYSIFSMARMESIWGKDCMEFKPERWIKDGQFVSENQFKYPVFNAGPRLCIGKKFAFTQMKMVAASILMRYTVKVVEGQSVVPKMTTTLYMRNGLLVTLEPRLSLVIN